The Lemur catta isolate mLemCat1 chromosome 8, mLemCat1.pri, whole genome shotgun sequence genome has a segment encoding these proteins:
- the PTPN18 gene encoding LOW QUALITY PROTEIN: tyrosine-protein phosphatase non-receptor type 18 (The sequence of the model RefSeq protein was modified relative to this genomic sequence to represent the inferred CDS: substituted 1 base at 1 genomic stop codon) — MSRSVEAARSFLEQLEARCGREGTILASEFSDIKARSAAWETDGVCSTEAGSRPGNVRKNRYKDVLPSDQTRVILSLLQEEHGDYINGNFIQGIDGSQAYIARQGPLQHTLLDFWRLIWEFGVKVILMALRETENGLKRCECYWAQEQEPLQIGLFCIALTKEKWLNADMMLRTLKVTFQKESRSVYQLQYMSWPDHGVPSSPDHILAMVEEARRLQGSGPGPLCVHCSAGCRXTGVLCSVDYVRQLLLTQTIPPNFSLFDMVLEMRKQRPAAVQTEEQHRFLYHTVAQMFRSALQNASPNYQNLKENCVPFYDDAPSLRTSPGLLAIPRPPGGVLGSISAPAAPALAMADTYAVVQKRGAPAGARPGSRARSAEEAPVYSQVTPRALRPGTPGEDARGPLPGCVPADRSPAGTGAYEDVTDGAQTSGLGFNLRIGRPKGPRDPPAEWTRV; from the exons GACATCAAGGCCCGCTCTGCCGCCTGGGAGACTGACGGCGTGTGCTCCACCGAGGCCGGCAGCCGGCCTGGGAATGTGAGGAAGAACCGCTATAAAGATGTGCTGCCAT CTGATCAGACACGAGTGAtcctctccctgctccaggaGGAACACGGTGACTACATCAATGGCAACTTCATCCAG GGCATAGACGGAAGCCAGGCCTACATTGCCAGGCAAGGACCCCTGCAACACACCCTGCTAGACTTCTGGCGACTGATCTGGGAGTTTGGGGTCAAG GTGATCCTAATGGCACttagagagacagagaatggGCTG AAAAGATGTGAGTGTTACTGGGCCCAAGAGCAGGAGCCACTGCAGATTGGGCTTTTCTGCATCGCCTTG ACAAAGGAGAAGTGGCTGAATGCAGACATGATGCTCAGGACCCTCAAGGTCACATTCCAGAAG GAATCCCGTTCTGTGTATCAGCTGCAGTATATGTCCTGGCCAGACCATGGGGTCCCCAGCAGTCCTGACCACATACTGGCCATGGTGGAGGAAGCCCGTCGCCTCCAGGGATCTGGCCCTGGACCCCTCTGTGTCCACTGCAG TGCGGGCTGCCGGTGAACAGGCGTGCTGTGCTCGGTGGATTATGTGAGGCAGCTGCTCCTGACCCAG ACCATCCCACCTAACTTCAGCCTTTTCGACATGGTCCTGGAGATGCGGAAGCAGCGCCCTGCAGCCGTGCAGACAGAG GAGCAGCACAGGTTTCTGTACCACACGGTAGCTCAGATGTTCCGTTCAGCGCTCCAGAACGCCAGCCCCAACTACCAGAACCTCAAGGAG AATTGTGTCCCATTCTACGACGACGCCCCCTCCCTCCGGACTTCCCCCGGGCTCCTCGCCATACCCCGTCCACCAGGCGGGGTCCTCGG GAGCATCTCGGCGCCCGCGGCCCCGGCCCTGGCCATGGCCGACACGTACGCGGTGGTGCAGAAGCGCGGGGCCCCGGCGGGCGCCCGGCCGGGGTCGCGGGCGCGCAGCGCGGAGGAGGCGCCGGTCTACAGCCAGGTGACGCCGCGCGCCCTGCGGCCCGGGACGCCCGGGGAGGACGCGCGGGGGCCGCTGCCTGGCTGCG TTCCTGCTGACCGAAGCCCGGCCGGGACTGGCGCCTATGAGGACGTGACGGATGGAGCTCAGACCAGTGGACTAG GCTTCAACCTGCGCATCGGAAGGCCGAAGGGGCCCCGGGACCCCCCTGCCGAGTGGACCCGGGTGTGA